The DNA region AGTGGCCCTAGCTCTGCAACTGTTCGCTCCACAAGCGAACGACCAATGCCCTGGTTATGCGCATTCGGGTCAACAAAAAGCATCTCTAGCTTGGCCTCGTCTAATCCGGCGAAGCCAATTAATTTCCCGCCGTCAGACTCCGAGACAAGGACCCGCAGTGCCGGTAGGTATTCGTAATGAACCTTAGGCTCCCAGTTGTCAATCTGTTCGGGCGTAACGAAAGCGTGCGTAACTTTCCACTGCGGCGCGCCAAATAGTAGTCAACTCGTGGAAGTCTGCGTGCTCGGCAGCTCTGATGAAGGCCATAGCTTCATGCTACGACGGCGCCACCCCTCCAGAGCTGCGAACCGATTTCGCTCCCGATATTGGATGGAGCAGCTGAAATTTTGGCGGCTCCATCCAATATCGAGGGCGAAGCTCACATCGAATAATGACAATCCTATTGGAACTGACCGGTCAGTTCAGTTAGAGTAGTACCAGAACCACTTCACCGGAAGGTCGCATCGTGCTGATCGCACAACAACTTAGAGTCAAGGGCCGCCACGACGACCTGGTGCCACCCATGTCCCTGCAAGCCGCCAGCGGTTCACTGCTTCTGGTTGCCGGAGACCTGCAGCCACAGCGAACGGCATTGGCTTTAGCACTCAGTGCGCGGATGAAAGTCAGCGCAGGCACGGTGAGCTTGGGCCAAAGTTCTAAGATTGGCGATCTGCGCAATAGCAGCGCCCTCATCGACTCACCTGGCGTCAATGAACCCGAGCAACACCTGAGCGTCAAAGACCTCGTTACGGAGGACCTGGCTTTGATCCCGCGGCGTTATCGTGGAATTCGGCATGCCTCGGACTGGCTGAAGATCAACGCCTTCGAAGACATCGCCAAAGTTTGGGTAGATCAAGTACCTACCGCGCGCAGGCTCGAATTGCT from Renibacterium salmoninarum ATCC 33209 includes:
- a CDS encoding GNAT family N-acetyltransferase, encoding MDNWEPKVHYEYLPALRVLVSESDGGKLIGFAGLDEAKLEMLFVDPNAHNQGIGRSLVERTVAELGPLTVDVNEQNPRACGFYERMGFVSTGRSETDAEGNPYPILHMAQA